Proteins encoded within one genomic window of Camelina sativa cultivar DH55 unplaced genomic scaffold, Cs unpScaffold00518, whole genome shotgun sequence:
- the LOC104773353 gene encoding uncharacterized protein LOC104773353, which translates to MAKLEPVYVDCLMDSRKRKGCNGVPLPYLIRPLRVLPPFDTFAFYNEYSSDDEGDSAMEEADKGHSDDEYVIVDNVVEALPNAKMEKAAVLQMMELSKDAVDGDGSESEDAGYKSDKSDSWVVV; encoded by the exons ATGGCGAAGTTGGAACCAGTTTATGTCGATTGTCTCATGGATTCTCGCAAGAGGAAAGGCTGTAATG GAGTGCCCTTACCATATTTGATTCGACCTCTTAGGGTTCTGCCTCCTTTTGATACTTTTGCCTTCTACAACGAATACTCATCTGATGATGAAGGTGACTCTGCAATGGAGGAGGCTGACAAAG GTCATTCAGATGACGAATATGTTATTGTGGACAATGTTGTTGAAGCTTTGCCCAACGCTAAAATGGAGAAAGCAGCAGTTCTTCAAATG atgGAACTCTCTAAAGATGCAGTTGATGGTGATGGGTCTGAATCCGAAGATGCGGGATACAAAAGTGACAAAAGTGATAGTTGGGTGGTTGTGTAA
- the LOC104773355 gene encoding probable inactive dual specificity protein phosphatase-like At4g18593 isoform X1: MDTTSPAVFVNGALLRRYIGQKVRAVIQVIRSDIGSVIGKSTDDQQIVVKGSPQPPLTSYLEVIGIAESDNTIRADVWTNFGDSFDAQNYNELCKLANARAMTEVQMEMEVETNSSLQESAVPKPQVIYRCKKCRRIVAVEENVVQHEPGKGEECFAWKKRSGNPEQVQCSSIFVEPMKWMQTIHDGLVEEKLLCFGCNGRLGYFNWSGMQCSCGAWVNPAFQLNKSRIDECKSESNLPNPNLKTETG; encoded by the exons ATGGATACAACAAGTCCTGCTGTGTTTGTGAATGGAGCTTTGTTGAGAAGGTACATTGGTCAGAAAGTGAGAGCAGTGATTCAAGTAATCAGGTCAGACATTGGATCGGTGATTGGTAAATCGACTGATGATCAACAGATTGTTGTTAAAGGTTCGCCTCAACCTCCTTTAACTAGTTACCTTGAGGTGATTGGGATTGCTGAGAGTGACAACACCATTCGTGCTGATGTTTGGACCAACTTTGGTGATAGTTTCG ATGCACAGAACTACAATGAACTATGTAAGCTTGCAAATG CTAGAGCTATGACTGAAGTGCAAATGGAAATGGAGGTAGAGACCAATTCTTCTTTGCAGGAGTCTGCCGTCCCGAAGCCTCAAGTCATATACAGATGTAAGAAATGCAGAAGGATAGTAGCTGTTGAGGAAAACGTTGTCCAGCATGAACCTGGTAAAGGTGAAGAATGCTTTGCTTGGAAAAAGAGAAGTGGAAACCCTGAACAAGTGCAATGCTCTTCTATCTTCGTCGAGCCTATGAAATGGATGCAGACAA TACATGATGGATTGGTGGAAGAGAAGCTTCTTTGTTTTGGATGTAATGGTCGGTTAGGTTATTTCAACTGGTCTGGGATGCAATGTAGCTGCGGCGCTTGGGTTAATCCGGCTTTCCAGCTTAATAAAAGCCGAATAGACGAGTGTAAATCCGAGTCAAACCTGCCAAACCCGAACCTAAAGACAGAAACTGGATGA
- the LOC104773355 gene encoding probable inactive dual specificity protein phosphatase-like At4g18593 isoform X2 has protein sequence MTEVQMEMEVETNSSLQESAVPKPQVIYRCKKCRRIVAVEENVVQHEPGKGEECFAWKKRSGNPEQVQCSSIFVEPMKWMQTIHDGLVEEKLLCFGCNGRLGYFNWSGMQCSCGAWVNPAFQLNKSRIDECKSESNLPNPNLKTETG, from the exons ATGACTGAAGTGCAAATGGAAATGGAGGTAGAGACCAATTCTTCTTTGCAGGAGTCTGCCGTCCCGAAGCCTCAAGTCATATACAGATGTAAGAAATGCAGAAGGATAGTAGCTGTTGAGGAAAACGTTGTCCAGCATGAACCTGGTAAAGGTGAAGAATGCTTTGCTTGGAAAAAGAGAAGTGGAAACCCTGAACAAGTGCAATGCTCTTCTATCTTCGTCGAGCCTATGAAATGGATGCAGACAA TACATGATGGATTGGTGGAAGAGAAGCTTCTTTGTTTTGGATGTAATGGTCGGTTAGGTTATTTCAACTGGTCTGGGATGCAATGTAGCTGCGGCGCTTGGGTTAATCCGGCTTTCCAGCTTAATAAAAGCCGAATAGACGAGTGTAAATCCGAGTCAAACCTGCCAAACCCGAACCTAAAGACAGAAACTGGATGA
- the LOC104773357 gene encoding pollen-specific protein-like At4g18596, whose amino-acid sequence MASKAIFFFLVSAVCLSSLASVAVADADDFDRFQIQGSVYCDTCRVQFVTRLSKFLEGAKVKLECRSRVNGTVTLTKEAVTDKSGSYKMEVTGDHEEEVCELVLVESPDSECSDVSKEAYLRNAAKISLTANDGIVSHETRIVNPLGFMVKTPSAECPAAFKEIGIVPDVTF is encoded by the exons atggcatccaaagccatcttcttcttccttgtctcCGCCGTGTGCCTATCCTCCCTAGCCAGCGTGGCCGTCGCTGACGCTGATGACTTTGACCGTTTCCAGATTCAGGGATCGGTTTACTGTGATACATGCCGTGTCCAATTCGTTACCCGTCTCAGCAAATTCCTTGAAG GAGCGAAAGTGAAGCTAGAGTGCAGGAGCAGAGTAAACGGAACCGTGACGTTGACAAAAGAAGCCGTAACAGACAAGTCAGGGAGCTACAAAATGGAAGTGACCGGTGACCACGAGGAGGAAGTTTGCGAGCTCGTGCTCGTTGAATCACCAGACAGTGAATGCAGTGATGTTAGCAAAGAGGCTTACCTACGTAACGCCGCTAAGATCAGCCTGACCGCAAATGACGGAATCGTCTCTCACGAGACACGTATCGTTAACCCTCTTGGTTTCATGGTTAAGACTCCCTCAGCTGAATGCCCCGCTGCTTTCAAGGAGATCGGAATCGTCCCTGACGTCACTTTCTAA